ACAATAGGAGTATTGTAATCTTGATTTAATAAAGCTAATTGCCAATAATCGATTAATTGTTGTTCTGTAAATTGTTTTTGGTTAGAAGAAATTTTGACAGAAACCGTGGCAATTGATTGGAAAGCAAGCATTAAATGCTGGATAAAAGATTGATATAAATGAACAGGTAAAATTTCTTCAAATTCAAAATTAAATTCCCATAATCTGCTATGTTGATGAACAACTACCTTTTCAATTTTTCCTTGTTGCATGAGCTGATGCCCTTGTTCAGTTTCTTTTAATTGAATTTGTGTAAGTAACTTTGCAAATAGATCTTTTGCTTTTTCTGTCACAAAATGAGCCTCCCTCAAATAAAAAAACTCAGATACGATTACCATTTCTGAGTGCATCACTTGTAAGTAAGTATACTATTTTTTAATGAAAATTACAATGAAACAAGCAATGACTAAGTTGTTCAACCATTTAATTATTCAGACGAAAAATAATTAAAACTTAACCTATAGTAGCAATACAACCAATTGTCTGATTATTAGAATACTATTAAATTTGATTTTAAATATTTGAATAAAAAAGATGCAGAATTTTCTTCTGCATCTTTTTTATTCATTATCTTCAATTCCTTCTGGCTTTAACAAAATAGCCAAAGTACTTTTTAATTCCTCTTTTTTAACTTCTAGCATTTCACCAGTACGTTTGATTTTTATTTCGACAATATCATCTATTGCCTTCTTTCCAACTGTTATTCGAATTGGGCACCCAATTAGGTCAGCTTCAGCAAATTTAACTCCAGCGCGTTCATTCCGGTCATCTACAAGCACTTCATAACCAGCACTTATCATTAATTCTTCAATCTCTTCTGATAATTGTGTTTGTTCATCATCTTTCATATTCATTTGAACAACATGAATATCAAAAGGTGCAATACCAATGGGCCAATTCACTCCCTTATCATCTGCGTTCTGCTCAGCAATAGCTGCAAATAAACGACTAACCCCAATTCCATAACTACCCATTATTATGTATTGTTCTTTGCCATTCTCATCCAAGATAGTTGCATTCATGGATTCACTATAACGAGTGCCTAATTTAAAGATATGGCCAATCTCAATTCCCTTGGTAAAGGATAAAACACCATTTCCATCTGGAGAAGGATCTCCTTCTTGAACAAGACGTAAATCTTCATAGCTAATTGGCACGAAATCACGTTCTGGATTAACATTTACTAAATGATAACCTGTTTGATTTGCACCAGTAATGGTATTGGCTAAATTTTGGATATGTAAATCAGCATAGATTTTCACTTCGTCTGGTAAATTCACTGGTCCAATAGAGCCAAGCTCAGTCCCTAAATAATGTTTAATTTGATCCTCAGTTGCCTCGGTCAAAAAATCTACCTTCAAGAAATTCTTTAGTTTTACTTCATTTACTTTGTGGTCACCTCGGATTAAAACCATAACAGGTTCTTCATCTGCCATAAATAACATAGATTTAATGATTTTTTGTTCATCTACTTCAAAAAATGCAGCCACCTCTTCGACAGATTTAACATTCGGTGTAGCAATCTCTTCAATTTGAAGCTGTGTTTCATGAGACTTTTTAGACACGAATAAACTGGTTGCCATTTCTAAATTAGCCGCATAATCGCCTTCAGTTGAAAAACAGATCGTATCTTCACCAATATCAGAAATAGCCATAAACTCTTTAGAATCCTTACCACCCATAGCTCCACCATCTCCAATAATGGATCTAAAAACTAAACCACAACGCTTAAAAATAGCTGAATAGGCTTTTTCATAGTCATTATAAGTAGTGTCTAGGCTTTCCTCTGTTGCATGAAAAGAATAACCGTCTTTCATAATAAATTCTCTACCGCGTAATAGACCAAAACGTGGCCGTTTTTCATCACGATATTTTGATTGAATCTGATATAAGTTTAAAGGAAGACGTTTATAAGAATTTACGTCATTTCCAATTAATTCTACAAAGGTTTCTTCATGAGTAGGTCCTAGTATATATTGTCGTTCATTTCGATCTTTTAAACGATATAAATCAGGACCATAAGTTTGATATCGGCCAGATTTTTCCCATAACTCTGCAGGCAATATAGCTGGCAACAGCATTTCAATTGCATCGATTTTTTCAAATTCTTCTCGCATAATTTTTTTTAAATTTTCAATTATTCGATTAGCAAGTGGTAAATAGGCATATACTCCAGCAGCAATTTGTCTAATATAGCCTCCTCTTAAAAGAATTTGATGACTTAGGACTTCTGCATCATTTGGTATTTCTCGTAATGTAGGAATAAACATTTTTGACTGTCTCATTCATATTCTCCTTTGTTTTCGCATAGTTATTTGTTTATTATTATTTTTTATCGATTCAAATGACGATTAAAAGAAAAATCGTTGAATATCATTCCAGGTCACTAGGACCATTAATACCATCAGAAAACCAAATCCAACTAATGTTAACATTCCTTCTTTTTCCTGACTTAATGGTTTTCTAAAAATTGCTTCAAAAATATTTAAAATAATTTTTCCGCCATCCAATGCTGGAATAGGTAGCAAATTAACAATTCCTAGATTAATAGACAACATAGCCATCAACCAAATCACTGTACTAAGACCAGTTTTTGCTGCCTTTTCTGATAGTTGAAACATCATGACTGGTCCACCTAATTTATTCAAGCTAAATCCTGTAACTAATGATCCCAATGCTTTAAAAATTTGTGTTGAATTATCAACCGTTTGCTGAATACCACCTAAAAGTTTATCAGAAAAACTAGTCTTCATAGGAGCAGTTATGCCAATTGTACCAACCTTTGTACCATCCATTTTTTTGGTTTCTGGTATCACTGTTAACTTTCTTTGTTTTTCTGTACTTTTTACTACAAAAGTTAATTTTTTATCAGAATTTTTTTGAATGATCGATGTAAGGTCTGTCCAAGTATTTATTTTTTTATGATTGACTGAAAGAATTTCATCATTACTTTTTAGTCCTGCTTTCATTGCCGGACTATTTTCTAAAACCTGACCAATGTGATTTGTATTCGTTACGACTATACCACCCTGCACAAAAACCCATATAGTAAATAGAACAATTGCTAATAAAAAATTATTCATAGGACCAGCAAAATTTGTCAACATTCGCTGCCATAACTTAGCTGACTGAAACTGAACATCAATAGGAGCAATTCGAACTTTTGTGCCATCCGCTTCAATTATTGATGCATCATGCTTTATTGGGTAACATTTTTCTTGTGCACTATCTCCATTAATATTTCCCTTAATATATAATTCTCTCTCTAAATCACTAGCTGTCATCTCAAGAGGAATACTATTGGGTAATTGGATTTTTTTACTTGTATTAATTGTAATGATTTCCTGTTGATCATTTAATTCGATAGAAAGAGGGGTTCCTGGTTGCAATTCAGTATCTTCTTCTCCCATGCCCGCCATTCTTACGTATCCACCGATAGGAAGAATACGAATAGTATAGGCTGTTCCATCTTTCCCTTGATGTTCAAAAATTTTTGGACCCATACCAATGGAAAATTCTCGAACCAAAATTCCTGAACGTTTTGCAAAAAAGAAATGTCCAAATTCATGAACTAAAACAAGTACACCGAAGACAATAATAAACGTTAAAATTGTTTTCATCGAATTCCTTCTTTCTTTATAAACCTTGAATAACCAATGATAAATTTTCACATTTATACAATGAATAAGATCATTTCATTCATTTATTTAATTTCATTGAAAACATAAGTGAGTGATTCATAGAGTTTCTAATCGTTTTATCAATAAAAGATGAATGCTACCCTTTAATCAAAGGTAATCTAAAAGATAAATATCATTTTTGTCCAACTATAAAATAACACAATTGGAATTTTTAGCCATTCATTTTTCCATAAACAGATACCCAACATCATTTTATCAAGAATGAAGGGTGTTTAGAATAAAAATTAAACAAATTAAAAACGATTGAACTTTTTACATAAAACAATTTCTATTTTATCATAATTTTTATCAAATGACCAATGAATCTATATAACTTGCATTAAATATTTAAGTAAAATTTTTTTAATTTATAACTTTATTTTTTTTCATAAAAAATAAAAAGAATAACTTTTTGTTTAAATAATAAATTAATACTTATCATTTAAATCAATCAAAAAGAGTATAATTATTTTCAATAATAATATAAATCATTTAAACTATCTTTTCTACATGAAAAATTGAAATAAAAAATTTCTCAAAAGTTAGATTTTTATTCTAACTTTTAAGAAACAAAAATTAACTATAACAAAAATGATCATATATCTATTAAAAAATACCAAGTAAATGCATAATTGGAAAAACAAATAATAAACTGTCAAATCTATCCAGGATACCACCATGTCCAGGTAAAATATTGCCAGAATCTTTTACGCCATAATGACGCTTAATCGAGGATTCTACTAAATCCCCAAATTGCCCTATAATTG
The genomic region above belongs to Melissococcus plutonius ATCC 35311 and contains:
- a CDS encoding proline--tRNA ligase, producing MRQSKMFIPTLREIPNDAEVLSHQILLRGGYIRQIAAGVYAYLPLANRIIENLKKIMREEFEKIDAIEMLLPAILPAELWEKSGRYQTYGPDLYRLKDRNERQYILGPTHEETFVELIGNDVNSYKRLPLNLYQIQSKYRDEKRPRFGLLRGREFIMKDGYSFHATEESLDTTYNDYEKAYSAIFKRCGLVFRSIIGDGGAMGGKDSKEFMAISDIGEDTICFSTEGDYAANLEMATSLFVSKKSHETQLQIEEIATPNVKSVEEVAAFFEVDEQKIIKSMLFMADEEPVMVLIRGDHKVNEVKLKNFLKVDFLTEATEDQIKHYLGTELGSIGPVNLPDEVKIYADLHIQNLANTITGANQTGYHLVNVNPERDFVPISYEDLRLVQEGDPSPDGNGVLSFTKGIEIGHIFKLGTRYSESMNATILDENGKEQYIIMGSYGIGVSRLFAAIAEQNADDKGVNWPIGIAPFDIHVVQMNMKDDEQTQLSEEIEELMISAGYEVLVDDRNERAGVKFAEADLIGCPIRITVGKKAIDDIVEIKIKRTGEMLEVKKEELKSTLAILLKPEGIEDNE
- the rseP gene encoding RIP metalloprotease RseP, with the protein product MKTILTFIIVFGVLVLVHEFGHFFFAKRSGILVREFSIGMGPKIFEHQGKDGTAYTIRILPIGGYVRMAGMGEEDTELQPGTPLSIELNDQQEIITINTSKKIQLPNSIPLEMTASDLERELYIKGNINGDSAQEKCYPIKHDASIIEADGTKVRIAPIDVQFQSAKLWQRMLTNFAGPMNNFLLAIVLFTIWVFVQGGIVVTNTNHIGQVLENSPAMKAGLKSNDEILSVNHKKINTWTDLTSIIQKNSDKKLTFVVKSTEKQRKLTVIPETKKMDGTKVGTIGITAPMKTSFSDKLLGGIQQTVDNSTQIFKALGSLVTGFSLNKLGGPVMMFQLSEKAAKTGLSTVIWLMAMLSINLGIVNLLPIPALDGGKIILNIFEAIFRKPLSQEKEGMLTLVGFGFLMVLMVLVTWNDIQRFFF